In the Drosophila willistoni isolate 14030-0811.24 chromosome 3R, UCI_dwil_1.1, whole genome shotgun sequence genome, atgtatatatctttttAGATTCattgtatataatataaaggtatatatatatatatatatatatatatatgagtttatataaaagtttgcaaaaatatataaagggatttttgttttcattgttttttgtatatatgaatTCTCAACGCTACACCTAAGACCTTTAAGAAGTAGTATTCATTATATAGTTTCGTATGTATATAGCAAAAAGTttctacatatacatttatgtatgtatgtaaatgagTTGACTATGTAGCATGTCTGttcaatttgaataaaatgCAATTACATGGTTTTGGAATGATTACTGGGCCCCAGAGTTATACAAAAAATAGACCGAGTATAACACAAGCATATAACAGTTGAGATATTAAATTGTTCACCCGGTATATATCACTTTTGAAGTGATTACTATTACTACTGCACCAGATAATCCTTATAGCCACGCAATGacttcaattgtttttttaatttcgttATCAAGTCCGAAGGTTGCACCAATATCGATATATCACGTCCCACCGAATTAAGACGATCACGTATCTCCATATCCTTGAAGAACAAATTGAGCGTTCGTCCATTAATCTCGGTGAGCATCCAAAATGTCAATGTACTGCCATCACATGATTGAGTCTGGatagaaaatcaaattatatgaatttttgcattcaattttattattaaatacaCACTTTGGGAGGCAATCCATGACGAGCTGCTAAACTATTGGGTACCACATCGACAATGGTCGATGTATTTCCATCTCGTATTAGACCCAAACACTGACCTTCCCGGTCCCGACGTATAGCATAGGCGCGACCAAACGGTATCCGTCGCAGCAATACCTCGACCTATAATGGATAATTTTGGTATTTTAATGGCAATTCAAGTTAAATAAAGCTATCACTTACAAAAAGTGTATTAGTATTCCGTATGATTTTGTTGGCTTCTGCTGCACTGCTAATGCTTACACCGGCAATCGAGAGTAGTTGGTCACCAATATGCAGGGCATTGTAAAGAACTGGATGCTCCTTTTGTTTCCACCCAGCAATCCTGAAATACAATTAAACAATCAAGTTAGTAGGAGTTAACATAATGCACTATTTTTCTTTGTAATTACCAAACACCACCAAATGCATCAACCCAGGCAATAGATCCGACACAATCTTTACGCCGCAAATTTAAACGCACACCAGGATGCATAATCTCGCGCCTCAATTGCATGACCTGTTGTTCGCGTAATGTTAGTCGTTTACTTGGAGAAGATTGCGCCTGATTTGAAGGTGCTGCTGATGCAGCCACCTGTGGAGGCGATTGCATTCGAAATACATTTCCACCACAATCATTATTGTTGGCACTACGTTGGCTGCTTTGATGCTGCTGTGTTGATACTGCGGCGGAGGCAGCGGCACGTTGAAGCGGAGCCTGTGCATCAGATGTTGAAGAGCTGCGTCTGCGTTGCTGATCCACACTGCTTTCCGAATCTGGAACTGTGTTTGAATGATTATTGCGTGGTAGTGGAGCACCAGTGCCCGAACGTGGCGTGGATTGCTGTTCGATATTGTTGTTGGCAGCACTTGATGTTTTTTGCGTTGAGGAAGAGGTTGTAGTCGTCGTCTTTGTTTTCAAGGGCGTATTGGGTAACTTAAGATAATGGAAATCCCTTCGACTTGGCCGCGTACTGATTACCAGCTCAGTTAGGCCTCGATTTAACTGTGGCATTCGTCGTCCATTGGTGGGCGAAGCCAGGCGACGTCTCGGCAATGCTGGACTACTGGCAATTGGAGGTGGACCGCTGCTGGACAAACTACGTTCTGCCTCCAGCAATCTTGTTGGGCTCCTGGTGTGACTATTACTATTGCTAATGGGTATGCTGGACGAAAGAAACACTTTCTCATAGTGTACATTCCCAGTGATTACAGGATCGGTGTTCTCCTCATGATTGACACTGATGCTCGTTATGCCCGACGTGTTGGCGCTGAGTATTATCTTCTTGCTTAGCTTTGGCGTCTTTGGCTTGGCTGCTGGTGAAGCGGAGGCAATCCCTGTACTACAACTTGGCCCAGCTTGGACTGCTTCAATGGGATAGCAGGTTCCATAGACGGCCACCGTTGTGGTGGCAACATCGCTGTTGGTCGGGCCTTCACATAGTACTTGCACCTTTGTTGTATTCGTATTGGATATTTGTGGAAGGTTTGTTGTATTGGAAGCATTTGGTTTCACTGGCATAGTATAGGGATTACTGGTGCTGGCGGTACTGCTACTGCTGGGCTGTTGGCCCAGCACCTGTATGGTACTTGCATTGGACGGAATGATTTGTACGTTGCTTTTGTAATCGGTATGTTGCAATTGTccagtcgtcgtcgtcgtcgtcgttgttgtctTTGACTTTACATTGATCTCAGGAAATCGAAAAACATCGGCGACTATATTATTGGTTTTGGGCGGCAGTTCGGGCGGTTGGGATTGACCATTTGTTGTCGCATTCGACACCTGTATAATTGTGATGTTATCCTGTGGTTCTTCCACAGCTGTTGAGGTAGTTCCTCCATGTGCCTGCTGTTGTCTTCGAGGTGGCCTTCTGCTCTTATCGGCCGCTCCGGCGGACATGGAACGTGATGTTTGTGGCCTTAAAAGAGATCAAGTTTTAGCTCTTTGAACTGATTATAAAACATAGTAGTGCCTGCCAACTAAATCTAACTTTCATAACCCACTTGCTTGTTAACTCTCTCACATCCCACATCACTTTTTCCAGTATATtacaataataattatatacttatttattttttaaagatggcTCTCTGCAAATATCACCTAACCCCGGAAAAACTGGATGAAAAGTTTGACAAGGCGGTAGAGAGAATAATATGGGTAATTTCCCAGCTGACCAACAAGGACTTGATTATGCCCATATGGACTCGCTGGCTTCAGATATTCAAGCAGTCATCAAAAGAAGAGAAGTTTTCTCGCAATTACATGTTGCTTGAATTGAACAAACAGCTCCATGATGATAAAACCTTAGGCTTCCCATTTACTGAGGACCAAAATTGCAATATCGATTTGTCCACACTTCATCAGATGATGGTGGAGAAGCGCCGTTCTAAGCCAGAAAGCAGCGTGAATAATGGAGATGACAACCAGACCTATAATAGCGATGATTCGGATTCTATGGCCACAATATGCACATCCAATCCAATAACTGGCAGGATACATGATTGCGACGAGACTGAGAATCGCAGGTTGTTAGAGGAAATTGAGGCCGTGGCCATCGAATTGCAAGAGCAACAATTGAGACATGAACTTTTGCAAAAGCGCTATAAGAAATATCAGGAAATACTTAAAGCTCTAACACGTGAGAACAAGTATTTGGACAAGCAGCTGGCATATATTAAACAAGTCTTTTCCTGGTCGTCCGTTGCATCGACCAAAGTACTGAATACCAACAAGGCTATGACAGTAACACCTCAATATTTCGTTACCCTCTTCAGTGTATTATGTGAGACTAGGGAGGATATGGCTTGTGTCAAAGCGTTAGATTACAGATTTAAGAAATTGATAGATTCCCATATCAATAATTATTTACGCAAGAAACGTGGTGTGGTGTTGCAAAATATGAGCAAGGAATATGATGTTCTGAAGGCTGCTGTCAGCCAACGATATAAGAAAGTTATGCGCTTGCAGATAGCTGCCGAAGAAAAGGAACTGTCCTTGATGGCCATGCGGTATCTGGCATTGTTACGCATGATATTTCTGTCCAGCTATAAGGGCAGTAAATCAACAATAAAAGCAGTTATAAAATTTTTCCATGACCGCAATAACGAGATATCGGTGGAAATGTGAGTAGCTCACCTGGGTATGAGACGTTCACATTGAAGCATATGTTCCAAGTTTAAAACTGGAtctagaaaataaataaaaccgTGAATGTCTGAATAATGTTTGGggaatttttataaattttgggTTACCGGCAGAGGCTCGTTGAGCAACTACGTCTACGCGAACCCCATTGTCGGTTGCTATGCACGCCTTTCGGAGTAAAGGAGATAGAAACTCATCATCGGATAGATTgacatcgtcgtcgtcgttgctAATGCTTCCTCCCGTAATGCCATGATATTCAACGACAGCTGGATCGCTAGGTACTGGCGATGTGGTTGTCTCGCTTATTTGTTCACTATATGTACTTATTGGGTCCGATAGCAAATTGAGTAGGTTTTGGCTTAGTGTATTTGACATGGCTGTTGTGGGTGGAGGCGCTACTGGAGCTGCTGAGTTTGATGTTGAATGTGAAGTTACGGCTGAAGGTGGTGTCACTGTTGCAGCTGGAGCCACTGCTAGAGCTGGAATGGCGGCTGTGGCCGGAGTTGTTGTGGTTACAACCCGCTCCACTCCTGGCACCATGGCTGCGGGCACAGGCGGCGGAGCTGGCAATGGTGATGTTGGATCTCTTGTTGGCAACAATGGAGCACGTACTTCAGGTAACTTTGTGTAGAGGTTTTCGCGCGGCGAGagaattttcatttcgcgcAGCTTGGACCTCAATGTTTCCACCCATTCTTGCATAATTTCCctgaaaaaaaacgaaagtaaAAATGCATTATTGCGTGCCGCAGCCGCAACTGCGGGTGGCCCACTTACCAAGACACGGCATGAAATCGCAAGACCTCATTGCTAAGCGTTACAACAAATTCAAACTCATGCGAATTGGGAATCAAAGCGTGCGAAATGTGCAATGTTTCCCGCAACGAAACCGCCCACTCGGGCATATGGGCCGCTGCCTGCCTTGGCTCGGCATAACCTTCAAGTAGGGCCTCCGTGTCATCGTGTACACAGAAAACTACCCAGCTGCATTCTGATTTCTgcaaatatatagaaaaatgtagcaaatatattcaaattcaaattcattcaAATTCAAAAGTGATATACTACCTTGGGTCCGACTGTTAATTTTTTTCCATCTGCTGTAAG is a window encoding:
- the LOC6647614 gene encoding mucin-5AC; amino-acid sequence: MAAATAAPTPAAPESANAPAVGSLAVGAQFREIHKNTWLKRLTADGKKLTVGPKKSECSWVVFCVHDDTEALLEGYAEPRQAAAHMPEWAVSLRETLHISHALIPNSHEFEFVVTLSNEVLRFHAVSWEIMQEWVETLRSKLREMKILSPRENLYTKLPEVRAPLLPTRDPTSPLPAPPPVPAAMVPGVERVVTTTTPATAAIPALAVAPAATVTPPSAVTSHSTSNSAAPVAPPPTTAMSNTLSQNLLNLLSDPISTYSEQISETTTSPVPSDPAVVEYHGITGGSISNDDDDVNLSDDEFLSPLLRKACIATDNGVRVDVVAQRASADPVLNLEHMLQCERLIPRPQTSRSMSAGAADKSRRPPRRQQQAHGGTTSTAVEEPQDNITIIQVSNATTNGQSQPPELPPKTNNIVADVFRFPEINVKSKTTTTTTTTTGQLQHTDYKSNVQIIPSNASTIQVLGQQPSSSSTASTSNPYTMPVKPNASNTTNLPQISNTNTTKVQVLCEGPTNSDVATTTVAVYGTCYPIEAVQAGPSCSTGIASASPAAKPKTPKLSKKIILSANTSGITSISVNHEENTDPVITGNVHYEKVFLSSSIPISNSNSHTRSPTRLLEAERSLSSSGPPPIASSPALPRRRLASPTNGRRMPQLNRGLTELVISTRPSRRDFHYLKLPNTPLKTKTTTTTSSSTQKTSSAANNNIEQQSTPRSGTGAPLPRNNHSNTVPDSESSVDQQRRRSSSTSDAQAPLQRAAASAAVSTQQHQSSQRSANNNDCGGNVFRMQSPPQVAASAAPSNQAQSSPSKRLTLREQQVMQLRREIMHPGVRLNLRRKDCVGSIAWVDAFGGVWIAGWKQKEHPVLYNALHIGDQLLSIAGVSISSAAEANKIIRNTNTLFVEVLLRRIPFGRAYAIRRDREGQCLGLIRDGNTSTIVDVVPNSLAARHGLPPKTQSCDGSTLTFWMLTEINGRTLNLFFKDMEIRDRLNSVGRDISILVQPSDLITKLKKQLKSLRGYKDYLVQ
- the LOC111519221 gene encoding uncharacterized protein LOC111519221; this encodes MALCKYHLTPEKLDEKFDKAVERIIWVISQLTNKDLIMPIWTRWLQIFKQSSKEEKFSRNYMLLELNKQLHDDKTLGFPFTEDQNCNIDLSTLHQMMVEKRRSKPESSVNNGDDNQTYNSDDSDSMATICTSNPITGRIHDCDETENRRLLEEIEAVAIELQEQQLRHELLQKRYKKYQEILKALTRENKYLDKQLAYIKQVFSWSSVASTKVLNTNKAMTVTPQYFVTLFSVLCETREDMACVKALDYRFKKLIDSHINNYLRKKRGVVLQNMSKEYDVLKAAVSQRYKKVMRLQIAAEEKELSLMAMRYLALLRMIFLSSYKGSKSTIKAVIKFFHDRNNEISVEM